A single window of Candidatus Microthrix subdominans DNA harbors:
- the purL gene encoding phosphoribosylformylglycinamidine synthase subunit PurL, giving the protein MSDPSPQAADLDAESGSPEPPLHQALGLTDDEFAQIGELLGRQPNHLELAMYSVMWSEHCSYKSSRVHLGRFPTEAPWVLVGPGENAGVVDVGDGIAVALRIESHNHPSAIEPYQGAATGIGGIVRDIFTMGARPIALMDPLRFGPLDDARSRWIAEGVVSGVSGYGNSVGIPTVGGEVVFDETYTENPLVNVFCLGILPTERLVLAKASGEGNLAVLLGNSTGRDGIGGVSVLASAEFAEGDEAKRPSVQVGDPFEEKRLIEATLALLDAGLVVGIQDLGGAGLTCATSETAANANMGMDVDVSAVHQREPHMSAVEVLTSESQERMLAIVEPENLDAVLAITDAWEVRASAIGTVTDTGLLRVFDEEGGEVLAEVPATTLHEDAPLLRRPLAPPEDLDERWADEPDVAATGDQTNVLLGMVMDTSWVSSQYDHQLFLNTVVGPGGDATVLRLRDPRTGADTGRGLGLSADGNHRWTASDPERGAAMVVAESVMNLAAVGARPLALVNCLNFGNPEHPEVMWQLSSTVDGMAGACTAMDLPVVGGNVSLYNTSGGRNIDPTPVVTTLGLIDDLSAVPPGLTLAEGTTVMVLGTPTEGLAGSRWAWDQGLRGGRVPEPDLAAVKTVAELTRSLVADGTALAVHDVSEGGLALALAEMAVAGDVGLETDGHDGGDRTGSTIPDTTGGWFGESAGRMVVAVSEDELAGVLDRAHAVGVDAVTLGHAGGPSFGWDRWLPWICRHFVTSGAADCQRHSAPAICRSEPPVELRPQHVKGPPMTVPNVTAPLPIGAAGRSLSGGVGDHLADRPPVSKRKRSVRDLTPFVFLAMILIPSLIVLCLAIADPGAKSPGSGAGPAVAVAPGP; this is encoded by the coding sequence GTGAGCGACCCCTCCCCCCAGGCAGCCGACCTCGACGCCGAGAGCGGTAGCCCCGAGCCGCCGCTCCATCAGGCGCTCGGACTCACCGACGACGAGTTCGCCCAGATCGGCGAACTGCTCGGCCGGCAACCCAACCACCTCGAGCTGGCGATGTACTCGGTGATGTGGTCCGAGCACTGCTCCTACAAGAGCTCCCGGGTGCACTTGGGCCGGTTCCCGACCGAGGCCCCGTGGGTGCTGGTCGGCCCGGGTGAGAACGCCGGCGTGGTCGACGTGGGCGACGGCATCGCCGTGGCACTGCGCATCGAGAGCCACAACCACCCGTCCGCCATCGAGCCCTACCAGGGCGCGGCCACGGGCATCGGCGGCATCGTGCGCGACATCTTCACGATGGGCGCCCGCCCGATCGCACTGATGGATCCGTTGCGCTTCGGTCCGCTCGACGACGCCCGCAGCCGCTGGATCGCCGAGGGCGTCGTGTCGGGCGTGTCCGGCTACGGCAACTCGGTCGGCATCCCCACCGTTGGCGGCGAGGTGGTGTTCGACGAGACATACACCGAGAACCCGCTGGTCAACGTGTTCTGCCTGGGCATTCTGCCCACCGAGCGGCTGGTGCTGGCCAAGGCCTCCGGCGAGGGCAACCTGGCGGTGTTGCTGGGCAACTCCACCGGCCGCGACGGCATCGGCGGGGTGAGCGTGCTCGCCTCGGCCGAGTTCGCCGAGGGCGACGAGGCCAAGCGCCCCAGCGTGCAGGTGGGCGACCCCTTCGAGGAGAAGCGCCTGATCGAGGCGACGCTGGCGCTGCTCGACGCCGGTTTGGTCGTCGGCATTCAGGACCTGGGCGGCGCCGGCCTGACCTGTGCCACTTCCGAAACCGCTGCCAACGCCAACATGGGCATGGACGTCGACGTATCGGCCGTGCACCAGCGGGAGCCGCACATGAGCGCGGTCGAGGTGCTCACCTCCGAGAGCCAGGAGCGCATGCTGGCGATCGTCGAGCCGGAAAACCTCGATGCGGTGTTGGCGATCACCGACGCCTGGGAGGTGCGGGCATCGGCGATCGGCACCGTGACCGACACTGGCCTGTTGCGGGTGTTCGATGAGGAGGGCGGCGAGGTGTTGGCCGAGGTGCCGGCGACCACGCTGCACGAGGACGCGCCGCTGTTGCGGCGGCCGTTGGCGCCGCCGGAGGACCTGGACGAGCGCTGGGCCGACGAGCCCGATGTTGCTGCGACCGGCGACCAGACCAACGTGTTGCTCGGCATGGTGATGGACACTTCGTGGGTGTCGAGCCAGTACGACCACCAGCTGTTTCTCAACACGGTGGTCGGCCCCGGGGGCGACGCCACCGTGCTACGCCTGCGCGATCCGCGCACCGGCGCCGACACCGGCCGTGGCCTCGGCCTGAGCGCCGACGGCAACCACCGCTGGACCGCCAGCGACCCCGAGCGGGGCGCCGCCATGGTGGTCGCCGAGTCGGTGATGAACCTGGCTGCGGTCGGCGCCCGACCGCTGGCGCTGGTGAATTGCCTCAACTTCGGCAACCCGGAACATCCCGAGGTGATGTGGCAGCTGAGCAGCACCGTCGACGGCATGGCCGGGGCCTGCACGGCGATGGACCTGCCCGTGGTGGGCGGCAACGTCAGCCTCTACAACACCTCCGGCGGACGGAATATCGACCCGACCCCTGTGGTGACCACGCTGGGCCTGATCGACGACCTCAGCGCCGTGCCGCCGGGCCTGACGCTGGCCGAGGGAACGACGGTGATGGTGCTCGGTACGCCCACCGAGGGCCTGGCCGGCTCGCGCTGGGCCTGGGATCAGGGGCTTCGGGGCGGTCGCGTGCCCGAGCCCGACCTGGCGGCGGTGAAGACGGTGGCCGAGCTGACCCGCTCGTTGGTGGCCGATGGCACCGCGCTGGCCGTCCACGACGTCTCCGAGGGTGGCCTGGCCCTGGCGCTGGCCGAGATGGCGGTGGCCGGCGACGTCGGCCTTGAGACCGACGGCCACGATGGCGGAGATCGGACCGGTTCGACAATCCCCGACACGACGGGTGGATGGTTTGGCGAGTCGGCCGGCCGCATGGTCGTCGCTGTGTCCGAGGACGAGCTGGCGGGGGTGTTGGACCGTGCGCACGCCGTCGGCGTTGATGCGGTGACCCTTGGCCATGCCGGGGGTCCGTCCTTCGGTTGGGACAGGTGGTTACCGTGGATTTGCAGACACTTCGTGACGAGTGGCGCAGCCGATTGCCAGCGGCACTCGGCTCCGGCAATCTGTCGGAGTGAACCGCCCGTCGAGCTCCGTCCCCAGCACGTCAAAGGACCGCCCATGACCGTGCCCAACGTCACCGCACCGCTTCCGATCGGCGCAGCGGGTCGTTCCCTGTCGGGCGGGGTCGGCGACCATCTCGCGGACCGGCCGCCGGTCTCGAAGCGGAAGCGCTCGGTTCGCGACCTCACACCTTTTGTCTTCCTTGCGATGATCCTGATCCCGTCGCTGATCGTGCTGTGTCTGGCCATCGCTGACCCGGGTGCCAAGTCGCCAGGATCGGGCGCCGGCCCGGCTGTCGCCGTCGCCCCCGGCCCCTGA
- the purF gene encoding amidophosphoribosyltransferase — protein sequence MDGPESWDASASDANGADLDDDRPKEACGVFAIRGPGRDVSHLTYLGLYALQHRGQESAGMAVSDREHITVVKDMGLVSHVFDDRTLAALDGDLAIGHTRYSTTGSSEWHNAQPVYRSTGLVHFALGHNGNLTNSGALAAETAVLPGTITSDTDLMAELLADELGLGRERGVAEDELLIEAVAHVVPRLEGAFSLVLCDTDRVIGVRDPNGFRPLVLGALDDDWVLASETAALDVVGAKFVREIEPGEVIVIDDAGPRSRFPFDDDRINPTLCLFEFVYFARPDTFLGGRGVHRARVRMGEVLSTQQPVEADMVMGVPESGMPAAEGYARASGIPYGQGLVKNRYIGRTFIAPSQEVRSLGVRMKLNPLRENIKGQRLIVVDDSIVRGTTTKAMVAMLYAAGAAEVHLRVSSPPYRWPCFYGMDTGARDTLLAAKMTVPEIEEYLGVDSLVYLELDKLLAAVGPSAGSDGDPADEFCAACLTGEYPVEIPVNLGKDVLEAPKAPQPSQASLLGTDGDAATPGRPEAGDRTPASIGAGR from the coding sequence ATCGACGGACCCGAATCGTGGGACGCCAGCGCGTCCGACGCCAACGGGGCCGACCTCGACGACGATCGGCCCAAGGAGGCCTGCGGGGTCTTCGCCATTCGTGGTCCCGGGCGCGACGTTTCGCATCTCACCTACCTGGGGCTCTACGCGCTGCAACACCGCGGCCAGGAATCGGCCGGCATGGCGGTCAGCGATCGCGAGCACATCACCGTGGTCAAGGACATGGGTCTGGTGTCCCACGTATTCGACGATCGCACGCTGGCGGCGCTTGACGGGGATCTGGCGATCGGCCACACCCGTTACTCGACCACCGGGTCCAGCGAGTGGCACAACGCCCAGCCGGTGTACCGGTCCACCGGTTTGGTCCACTTTGCGCTTGGCCACAACGGCAACCTGACCAACTCGGGCGCTCTCGCCGCCGAGACGGCGGTGCTGCCGGGCACGATCACCTCCGACACCGACCTGATGGCCGAACTGCTCGCCGATGAACTTGGCTTGGGCAGGGAGCGCGGGGTGGCCGAGGACGAGCTGCTGATCGAGGCCGTGGCGCATGTGGTGCCCCGCCTCGAGGGAGCGTTCTCGCTGGTGTTGTGCGACACCGACCGGGTGATCGGCGTGCGCGATCCCAACGGGTTCCGCCCGCTGGTGCTCGGCGCGTTGGACGATGACTGGGTGTTGGCATCGGAGACGGCTGCGCTCGACGTCGTCGGCGCCAAGTTCGTTCGGGAGATCGAGCCCGGCGAGGTGATCGTCATCGACGACGCCGGGCCGCGCAGCCGCTTCCCCTTCGACGACGATCGCATCAACCCGACACTGTGCCTGTTTGAGTTCGTGTACTTCGCCCGGCCCGACACCTTCTTGGGTGGACGGGGCGTTCACCGGGCCCGCGTGCGAATGGGCGAGGTGCTGTCCACCCAGCAGCCGGTGGAGGCCGACATGGTGATGGGCGTGCCCGAGTCGGGCATGCCGGCGGCGGAGGGATATGCCCGGGCGAGCGGCATTCCCTATGGGCAGGGCCTGGTGAAGAACCGCTATATCGGTCGAACCTTCATAGCGCCGTCCCAAGAGGTGCGATCGCTCGGGGTGCGCATGAAGCTCAACCCGCTCCGGGAAAATATCAAGGGCCAGCGCCTGATCGTCGTCGATGACTCGATCGTCCGGGGCACGACCACCAAGGCGATGGTGGCCATGCTCTACGCCGCCGGCGCCGCCGAGGTACACCTGCGGGTGTCGTCGCCGCCCTATCGCTGGCCGTGCTTCTACGGCATGGACACCGGCGCTCGCGACACCCTGCTCGCCGCCAAGATGACCGTGCCGGAGATCGAGGAGTACCTCGGGGTCGACAGCCTGGTGTACCTCGAGCTCGACAAGTTGCTGGCGGCGGTCGGGCCGTCCGCGGGCAGTGACGGAGACCCGGCCGACGAGTTCTGTGCCGCATGTCTGACCGGGGAGTATCCGGTGGAGATCCCGGTCAACCTGGGCAAGGACGTGCTGGAGGCCCCAAAGGCCCCGCAGCCGTCGCAGGCCTCTCTGCTCGGGACTGATGGAGACGCCGCAACCCCCGGCCGTCCAGAAGCAGGAGACCGCACCCCGGCATCGATTGGTGCCGGTCGGTGA
- a CDS encoding ISAzo13 family transposase yields MTDEALTDYFEAVLPHLDERQRRLNVGAVAVMLGRGGRTKVSELTGMSRSTVTRGANEIEAGVEVTDRVRAEGAGDKPAIEKQPGLWDAIDKLVSPTTRGHPMSTLRWTLKSTYELSREVTDQGFEASAELVRRLLAQNGYSLQAPAKEAEGRTHPDRDGQFHYVAELSEAFITAGDPVISVDTKKKETLGNKSNGGVEYQPQGEPVRTDVHDFPDPVLGKAIPYGVYDVANNEGWVSVGDTADTSEFAVAAIAKWWDALGKHRFPTAKRLLITADCGGSNGYRVRAWKWHLARLAEETGLEITVAHYPPGTSKWNRIEHRMFSFITINWRGRPLTNIRTVVELISATTTQKGLTIQAAYDAHVYPKGVKITKDQFEAIPLSLHDWHGDWNYTISHTPQPSN; encoded by the coding sequence ATCACCGATGAGGCGCTGACGGACTATTTCGAAGCGGTGCTGCCGCATCTCGATGAGCGGCAACGACGTTTGAACGTGGGTGCTGTGGCGGTGATGTTGGGCCGCGGCGGTCGGACGAAGGTGTCCGAGCTGACAGGCATGTCGCGGTCGACGGTGACCCGGGGCGCCAACGAGATCGAGGCCGGTGTGGAGGTGACCGACCGGGTCCGTGCTGAGGGTGCCGGCGACAAACCCGCGATCGAGAAGCAGCCCGGCTTGTGGGACGCGATCGACAAACTGGTTTCGCCAACAACGCGTGGCCATCCGATGTCGACGTTGCGGTGGACATTGAAGTCGACCTACGAGCTTTCACGTGAGGTCACCGACCAGGGCTTCGAAGCGTCAGCCGAGCTGGTCCGACGATTGTTGGCCCAGAACGGCTACTCGTTGCAGGCCCCCGCCAAGGAGGCCGAAGGCAGAACACATCCTGATCGTGACGGCCAGTTCCATTACGTCGCTGAGTTGTCGGAGGCGTTCATTACCGCTGGTGACCCGGTGATCTCCGTTGACACCAAGAAGAAGGAGACGCTGGGGAACAAGTCCAACGGCGGTGTCGAATACCAGCCCCAAGGTGAGCCGGTCCGCACCGATGTTCACGACTTCCCCGATCCTGTGTTGGGCAAAGCGATCCCGTATGGGGTCTACGACGTGGCTAACAACGAAGGCTGGGTGTCGGTTGGGGACACCGCCGACACTTCCGAGTTCGCTGTTGCGGCGATCGCGAAGTGGTGGGACGCCCTTGGCAAACACCGGTTCCCGACAGCGAAACGGCTGTTGATCACCGCCGATTGTGGCGGGTCGAACGGCTACCGGGTCAGGGCCTGGAAATGGCATCTCGCCCGCCTGGCAGAAGAGACCGGCCTGGAGATCACCGTGGCGCACTACCCGCCCGGCACGTCGAAATGGAACCGGATCGAGCACCGTATGTTCAGCTTTATCACGATCAACTGGCGGGGCCGTCCCCTCACCAACATCCGGACCGTTGTCGAGCTGATCTCAGCGACGACCACCCAGAAAGGGCTGACGATCCAAGCCGCCTACGACGCCCACGTCTACCCCAAAGGCGTCAAGATCACGAAGGACCAGTTCGAAGCGATACCGCTTTCACTCCACGATTGGCACGGCGACTGGAATTACACCATCAGCCATACACCCCAACCGTCTAATTAA
- a CDS encoding IS5 family transposase — protein sequence MGRPHVHSRRLIVNAILYQARTGCQWRYLPSEFPPRSTVNDCFVAWREDGTWDTVHQRLHNAARTQSGHDPGPGAAVIDAQSVPNAGRAEEVGYDAGKKIRGRKRHIIVDSLGLLIAVLVTSAYVSDIAGGHQLLRKARLTNSMLGIVRADSGYQGLAKRAERLRLKIVIVKNPSRNTFIPVKHRWIVERSLAWLSAYRRLGKRDLEHTTIAAETWIKVASIAMMLARLHPTPNSPQAITWARLW from the coding sequence ATGGGCCGACCTCACGTTCACTCTCGACGGCTCATCGTCAACGCGATCCTCTACCAAGCCCGAACCGGCTGCCAATGGCGCTACCTGCCATCGGAGTTCCCACCTCGCTCCACTGTCAACGACTGCTTCGTGGCCTGGCGCGAGGACGGCACCTGGGACACCGTTCACCAACGCCTCCACAACGCCGCCCGCACCCAATCAGGCCACGATCCTGGCCCAGGGGCAGCGGTCATCGACGCACAAAGCGTCCCCAACGCCGGACGTGCAGAGGAGGTCGGCTACGACGCCGGAAAGAAGATCAGAGGCCGAAAACGCCATATCATCGTTGACAGTCTCGGTCTCCTCATCGCCGTGCTCGTCACCTCCGCGTACGTCTCCGACATCGCCGGCGGCCACCAGCTCCTCCGAAAAGCCCGCCTGACGAACTCGATGCTCGGCATCGTCCGCGCCGATTCCGGCTACCAAGGCCTCGCCAAGCGAGCCGAACGGCTCAGGTTGAAGATCGTGATCGTCAAGAACCCGTCCCGCAACACGTTCATCCCGGTCAAGCACCGGTGGATCGTCGAACGATCGCTCGCTTGGCTGTCCGCCTACCGGCGGCTTGGAAAACGGGATCTCGAACACACCACCATCGCCGCCGAAACCTGGATCAAGGTCGCCTCAATCGCCATGATGCTCGCCCGACTCCACCCAACACCGAACAGCCCTCAAGCAATCACCTGGGCACGCCTCTGGTGA